DNA sequence from the Oligoflexus sp. genome:
CGCTGCGCTCGCTTCTGCAGAATGCGCATGCCGTGATCAAATTGATCCCTGCCCGAGGTCCACTCGGAGCCGCGATTCCCCATGAAAACGAGGATAAGAGTTTTGTGTCGATGATGCCGCGGATCGCCTCGGTGCGGCAGCACATCAGCATTCCCATCCTTGCAAGGCACGAGCAGTTTTTGGGCCAGATTCATATCACGCTCGAATACGGTGAAGACATCAACGATTATCTGGAAACCCTTACGATCCTGGCTGGCCAGCTGGGAGTGGCCCTGCATAAGGCGCGGCTTTTGAGTCTTTGGGACGAGCAGCGATGCGCTCTTGAGCATGGGCGTGCGGACAGCGTGCGGCAGTATAAGGTCAAAGACGATTTTCTCGCGGCCGTGTCGCATGAACTCAAGCTGCCCCTGACAGCGCTGACGGGTTGGGTGCTGAGGATGCAAGCCGATGATGTGGATCCTGCGCGGGCTCAGGATGCCCTGCACACGATCGAGCGCAGTGTCCGGCATCAGTCGCGCCTGATCGAGGATCTTTTGGATATCTCGCAGATGATTTCAGGATCCGTCCATCTGGTTCGCGAGGAACTGGACGCGAGGGAACTCGTGGAAAAAGTTCTGAGCAGCATCATGCCCACGATCGCATCCCGTCAGCAGACGCTTGAAACCATGATACCGGAAGCTCCTCTGCGCCTGCATGGAGATGGGGCGCGTCTTCATCAGGTATTCTGGAATCTTTTATCCAACGCCTCCAAGTTCACCGATGACGGAGGCTGCATCAGAGTCACGCTCGATCAAGCGGACTCGTATCTGCGCTTTAAAGTGAGCGATTCGGGCAAGGGGATCGCCGCCGAGGATATCGCCCAGCTCTTTTACTGTTTTCAACCGGGCCGCCTCTCGGGGGCACACGCCAACAGGGGGCTTGGCCTGGGGTTGGCCATGGTCAAACACCTTGTGGACATGCATGGGGGAACGGTTCTGGCGAAAAGCGAAGGCGAAGGATGTGGAGCCACCTTCACGGTACTCCTTCCTCAGGCTTCCCTTCCGTCACGGACGAGCACCCTCAACGCCTGAGAGGAAGCTGGCGCCGTCCCGGGCGTGTCATGGCTTTTTCGGTGTATCGAATGATATCAACCGCCGGAATGTCCAAGGCCTTCGAGATCTGAAACACAGTGCCGAGGCTCGGCTGCCTTTTGCCGCGTTCCAAAAGGGAAATGAAGGTACGATCCAAGCCACAATCCAGCGCCAGTTGCTTTTGGCTCAAGGAACGGGAGCGCCGAATTTTTTTTAATGCCGCCCCGAAGGCTGTCGCGATTTGCATGCTTAGGTCCTGAGGTCCGAACGAATTGGTTGAGGACACATCCTAGACCTGGAATCTGAAGAATACCAGTCCGCTTCTTGACAGCTGCGATGCTCATTGATTAAGAGAGCAATCTTACCGCGGATTAATAATGTCGAATTGACATGTGAAGTAAAGTCCGTCATTTTGTTAAGATGGAAAGACCCCCTCAAGGAGATTCCCAGCATGTTGGCAACGGACAGTTCTGAACTGGCCAAACTTATGTCCGCGTCCATCGCACCCGTGTTTTTAATCACAGGTA
Encoded proteins:
- a CDS encoding helix-turn-helix transcriptional regulator gives rise to the protein MQIATAFGAALKKIRRSRSLSQKQLALDCGLDRTFISLLERGKRQPSLGTVFQISKALDIPAVDIIRYTEKAMTRPGRRQLPLRR
- a CDS encoding HAMP domain-containing sensor histidine kinase, encoding MQQIPGDGEQPFLDRSVWTEPLFKFAQVSGLVISLYDPKGRRLCGPCFNQSLASRLARAGIWDEGGWGLAHERQLVQGCVRQKEAVQESILGLFGQLALPCSHQGEVALVFVLGWVPQHGADSETLKHLANVLEIPLEEIWQQIRMMAPISGDRLRMHGHMLEIFSDNLLQQLALHKEKHREITGWRILSDSAFALAGATTEHEICQIAHGALRSLLQNAHAVIKLIPARGPLGAAIPHENEDKSFVSMMPRIASVRQHISIPILARHEQFLGQIHITLEYGEDINDYLETLTILAGQLGVALHKARLLSLWDEQRCALEHGRADSVRQYKVKDDFLAAVSHELKLPLTALTGWVLRMQADDVDPARAQDALHTIERSVRHQSRLIEDLLDISQMISGSVHLVREELDARELVEKVLSSIMPTIASRQQTLETMIPEAPLRLHGDGARLHQVFWNLLSNASKFTDDGGCIRVTLDQADSYLRFKVSDSGKGIAAEDIAQLFYCFQPGRLSGAHANRGLGLGLAMVKHLVDMHGGTVLAKSEGEGCGATFTVLLPQASLPSRTSTLNA